The Plantactinospora sp. KBS50 sequence TGTCGCGGAGCAGCCCGACCGGCTCTGCCTCCAGTTGGCCCGGCTGAAGGCCGAGGCGGTGGTCGGGCGGCTGGCGTCGGGGATCGACGGCGGCGCGGCCGGGCCGGGCGCCGAGGGCGGTCCCGTGGTCGCCGGCGTGCCGCACCGGACCGGATACTCCGGGGTCGGCGGCCCGCCGGCCGGCGCCGACCTGCTGTACCGGACGCTGGTGCTGGGCTGCGACTCGGTGCTGGCCTTCGACGGCCAGGTGCTCGGCAAGCCGGCCGACGCCGTCGAGGCGGCCCACCGGTGGTACGCGATGCGCGGGCGCAGCGGCGTGCTTTACACCGGACACTGCCTGATCGATCCGGCCGGCGCCCGGGTTCAGGCGGTGGCCGCCACCACGGTGCACTTCGCCAACCTGGACGACGCGGAGATCGCCGCGTACGTGGCGACCGGCGAGCCGCTCGCGGTGGCCGGGGCGTTCACCATCGACGGCCTCGGCGGGCCGTTCATCGAACGCATCGAGGGAGATCACGGCACTGTCGTCGGGCTGTCGCTGCCGCTGCTGCGTGACCTGCTGGCGGGCCTGGGCGTACGGATCACCGACCTGTGGGCCGGGGGCGCGCCCGACGCCGGTTAGCGCTACCGTCCGGTTATGAGCACCCGATCCGTACCGGTCACCGACGAACTGCACGACTATCTCGTAGCGCACGGGTCGCCGCCGGACGAGGTGGCCAGCGACCTGTACGCGGAGACCCGCAGGATCCTGCCGGCGGACGCCGAGATGCAGGTGGCCCCGGAGCAGGCCGCGCTGCTCACCCTGCTGACCCGGCTGGTCGGCGCGCGCAACGCCGTCGAGGTCGGCACGTTCACCGGTACGTCCGCGCTGGCGATCGCCCGCGGCCTGCCGCCGGACGGCCGGCTGATCTGCTGCGACGTCTCCGAGGAGTACACCTCCATCGCCCGACGGTTCTGGCGGCGGGCCGGTGTCGAGGACCGGATCGACCTGCGGATCGCCCCGGCCGTGCAGACGCTGCGGGCGCTGCCCACCGAACCGCACCTGGACCTGGCCTTCATCGACGCGGACAAGACCGGCTATCCGACGTACTGGGCCGAACTCGTGCCGCGGATGCGACCCGGTGGCCTGATCGGCGTGGACAACGTGTTCCGCAACGGCCGGGTGCTGTCACCGGTCAGCGAAGCCGACCGGGTGGTCGCCGACTTCAACGCCGCGGTGGCCGCGGACGACCGGGTCGAGGTGGTCATGCTTCCGCTCGCCGACGGGATGACGCTGGCCCGCCGCCGCTGACCCGCCCCGCCACCGCGGGGGCGCGGGGGACGCGGTGCGGGCGGATCAGGCTGGGGCGGGGGCGAACAGTTCGCGGCGCAGCCGCACCGCCAGCAGGACGGCCGCGGCGATGAAGAGCGGCAGCAGCAGGAACGCGAGATGCGGACCGACCCCGTCGGCCACCCAGCCGAGGACCACCGGGGCGATCCCGAAGCCCACCGCCACCGAGTACGACGAGTAGCCGGCCGCCCGGTCCGCCTGGTCACCGGCGGCGGCCAGGGCGATCGAGATGGCCAACGGGTAGTGCAGCGAGTTGCCCATGCCCAGCACGAGCAGGCCGACCACGGCGGGTACCGCCGCGGGCGCGGTCCAGAAGATGGTGAACCCGGCGCCGGAGAGGGCAAACGCGGCGAGCAGCAGCGGGATCGGGGCGACCCGCAGCGCGATGCGGCCGCCGACGACCCGGCCGAGGAACATGCCGGCGACGATCGCGGCCAGCGCGGCCGAGGCGGCACCCGCCGACATGCCGGCCGAGGTACGCAGTTCCAGCGCGGCCCACAGCGACAGGCAGACCTCGATGGATCCGGTGACCGACAGCAGCACCCAGGCGGTCCAGTAGGCGGGGGGCAGCCGCCCGAATCCCGGCCGGGCCGGCACGGCACCAGCAGGGCCAACGGCATCGGCGGGAGCCGGCACGGCACCGGCGGGACCGGCCGGCACGGGACCAGCAGGCACGGGACCGGCCGGCACGGGACCAGCCGGCACGGGACCAGCCGGCACGGGACCAGCAGGGCCAGGCGGCAGGGCACCAGCAGACCCAGCCGGCGTGGAACGAGCGGGTACCGGGCCGGCGGAACCAGCCTGCGGCGCACCGGCGGATCGGGCCGGTGTCCGGAAGACCACCGCGCCGAGGGCGAGCAACGCTATGAGGCCGATCTCGACGGCGAGTGCCGGCCGCCAGCCGCGGCCGGCGCTCACGGTGAGCCCGACGACGATCGGGGCCAGGACACCCATTCCGGCACAGGCGGCATTGGCCTCGCTGATCGCCGCGGGGGCGGCCGGCCCGTGCCGCCCGGCGAGGGTGGCGTTGACGCCGCTGACCAGGAGCATGCCGAAGGTGGCGGCGACGACCACCGCGCTCAGGGTGGCGGGCAGCGGCCGGAACGCGCACAGCCCAGCGACGCCGAGCGCCACGCCGGCCAGCCCGAGCCAGGCGGCCCGGCCGCGGCCCAGCCACCGGGCCAGCGGCGGGAAGAGGAAGCCGCCCGCGAGTGAGCCGACGGCGATGGCGGTGCTGTGCAGCCCGGCGACGGCCGCGGTCGTGCCCTGCTCGTCGCGCAGCAGCGGCACGACGGGACCGAACCCGTAGAGGAAGAATCCCCAGACGCCGAGTTGGCCGTAGCTCACCCAGGTTGTCCGGTCATGAACGAGGCGGGGCACGCCCCTTACGCTACAAGCGCTCGGAGCGTACGGCGCCGGGCTGAGAGGCAGCTCTCGTCCGGTGGGACCGTGCGGAACGCCTGGCCGGACGGCAGCCGCGCCGCGCCGCAGAACTCACCTGCACAGCGGCAACCGCACAGCGCGCCCGCACAGCGGCGACCGCACTTCCGGCGGGAGGTCCGCGGCGCGGGCGACACCCGGGCAACGCCACGGGGGCGGCGGTGGCCTCCGCCGCCCATCCTCAACGGACGCTGCGGGCGAACTCCCGGGCCGCCCAGACCACCGCGAGCAGGGCGATCACGCCGATCACGGTGAGGCCCTGCCACACGGAGTCGTCGCCGATGTTGCCGGCGAACAGCGCCCGGGCGCCGTCCACGGCCCAGGAGAACGGGTTCCAGTCGGCGATCCGGCGCAGCCAGCCGGGGGCGAACGCCAGCGGCAGCAGGATGCCGGAGAGCAGCAGTACCGGCTGGGCCACCGTGTTCATCATGGGCGCGAGCGCGTCCTCGCTCTTCACCCGCAGCGCCACCCCGTAGGACAGGGTGGAGGTCATCAGCGCGATCAACGCCAGCAGCAGGTACGCCAGCAGCAGGTCGCCGATCTGCACCCGCAGCCCGAAGGCGAGTGCCAGCACCGTGATCAGCACGGCCTGGAACAGCAGCGAGACCACGTCCCGCAGCGAACGGCCGAGCAGCAGGGCGAACCGGCTGACCGGGGTCACCCGGGACCGCTCGATCACCCCGGCGCGCAGCTCGGCGATCAGGCCGAAGCCCTGGAACAGGCCGCCGAAGATGGCCAGCAGGACCAGCAGTCCGGGCACGAAGATCCGGTACGTCTCGGCGTTGGTGGTGGCGCCGAGCGGCGCGAGCGCCGGTTTCAGCAGCGGGGCGAAGAGCAGCAGGTACATCACCGGTTGGAAGATGCCGACGAAGACCCACACGGGGTTGCGCAGCAGCAGCATGATCTGCCGCTCGAAGATCAGCCAGGTGTCGCGGGCGAGTTTCATCTCGTTGTCGCCTCTCAGCTTTCCCGCAGCGAGCGGCCGGTCTTGGTGAGGAACACGTCGTCCAGGCTGGGCCGGTGCAGGCCGATGGTGGCCAGGGCGATACCCGCGCCGTCGAGGGTGCGCAGGATCTGCGGGATGGCCACGGCGCCGTCGTCGACGTACAGCTTCAGGCCGCCGTCGTCCGGGGTTTCCAGCTTGGTGACGTACGGCTGGGTGTCCAGCGCCTCGGCGGCGCGGGCCACCGGGCCCTCGATGCCGACCTCGACGATGTCGCCGGAGATCTCGCGCTTGAGTGCGGCGGGCGTCCCCTCGGCGACGATCTCGCCGTTGTCCATGATCGCAATCCGGTCGCAGAGCGCGTCGGCCTCGTCCAGGTAGTGCGTGGTGATGAAGACCGTCATGCCCTCGGAGCGCAGCCGGCGGATCTCGTCCCACATGTGCGCCCGGCTCTGCGGGTCCAGCCCGGTCGTGGGCTCGTCCAGGAAGACCACCCGGGGTTCGTGGATGATGCCGAGGGCGATGTCGACCCGGCGGCGCTGACCGCCGGAGTAGGTCTTGCACTTGCGGTCGGCGTACTCGGTGAGCTGGAACGCGGCGAGCGCCTCGGCGGCCCGCTGCCGCGCCCGGGACCGGTCCAGCCCGTAGAGCCGCGCCTGGAGCACGAGTTCCTCGCGGGCGGTGGACTCGTCCCAGGTGCTGCCGCCCTGCGCCACGTACCCGATCCGGCGCCGCACCTGCGCGGGCTCGGTCCGCAGGTTGGCACCGGCGATGGTCGCCTCGCCGCCGTCCGGCTCGATGAGCGTGGCCAGCATCCGCAGCGTGGTGGTCTTGCCCGCGCCGTTCGGCCCGAGGAACCCGAAGATCTCCCCCTCGTCGACCCGAAGGTCCACGCCCCGGACCGCGTCGACGGACTTCTTCTCCCTGCCCTGTCGGGAGCGGAACGACTTCCGCAGCCCGATCGTCTCGATCATCTCTGCTCCCGATCGGCCGGACCGGGTGCCGCCGGCCCCCTCGTGTGGCCGGCGGCACCCGGCCGCGTCTCCCCCGGGGGCCGCGCCAACCGGCGCAAACCCCAACCCCGAGCGGAAGGCTAACGCGATATAGCTTCTATGGTCAAGGTTGATTATTACGCTTCTTCCGCGCCGCCAGCACCGCCGCCAGCACCGTCACCACCAGCGCCGCCGCCGGCGTCGGGCTCGACCATGGCGCGCCACCGCTCCCAACCCTCACCCGGAGGCATCTCAACAGGCAGGTACGACACTCCCCGCTCGATCCGGTCCGCGATCCGCTCGCACCAGGCGGCCTCGACCTCACCCCGGGCGACCCACAGCTCCGTCATCCAGGCAACATTCACAGGCTTGGATCTGATCCAGGATGACTCGGCGGCGGCCTGGACCGAGGCCACGTTGGCCGCGATGAGCCGGGCCCGGTTGCGCAACGCGGCCACGGCCTCCTCGCGGGGCAGCGCCGACAGGAAGGAGAACGCCGACATGAACGGGTCCGGCTGCTGGTGCAGCCCCCACCACAGGTCCCGGAGCATCCCCTCGAAGGCGTCCCGGCCCTTGTCGGTGATCTCGTACGTGGTCCGCGCCGGACGGGATCCCACCTGCTCGGTGGCGACCTCCCGGAGCAGTTCCTCCCCGGTCATCTTGCGCAGCGCGTGGTAGATCGACCCCGGCTGGACGTTGGCCCACTTGTCGGCGCCCCAGCTCAGCAACTCCCGCCGGACGTCGTAGCCGTGCACCGGCTGCATCCAGGAGACCAGGCCGAGGATCATCATTCGGGTTGGTGACACGACCCAAGCGTAATAGCCAAGTTTGACTATGCCGGAGCCCACACCGAGGGATCGTTAAGTTGATCATCGTCGCCGATACACTCCGGCGGTAACCTCCGGTCCACGAAGACCACCGCCCACGAAGACCACCGCCGACGAAACCGTCGCCGACGCGGTGGTCGCCCCGCCCGACCCGACGAGCCTCACCTGAGGAAAGAGGGGAACCGCCGCCGTGCGCAAGGTACTCATCGCCAACCGGGGCGAGATCGCCGTACGGGTGATCCGCGCGTGCCGGGACGCCGGGCTGGCCAGCGTCGCCGTCTATGCCGACTCCGATCGGGACGCCCTGCACGCGACCCTGGCGGACGAGGCGTACGCGCTGGGCGGGGACTCCGCCGCCGACACGTACCTGCGGATCGACAAGCTGGTCGAGGTCGCGGCGCGGGCCGGCGCGGACGCCGTGCACCCCGGCTACGGCTTCCTCTCCGAGAACGCCGACTTCGCCCAGGCCGTCCTGGACGCCGGCCTGACCTGGATCGGACCCACCCCGCAGGCGATCCGCGACCTCGGGGACAAGGTGACCGCCCGGCACATCGCGCAGCGCGCCGGCGCCCCGCTCGTACCCGGCACCTCCGAGCCGGTGGGCGGACCCGACGAGGTGCTGGCGTTCGCGGTCGACCACGGCCTGCCGGTGGCCATCAAGGCGGCGTTCGGCGGCGGCGGGCGCGGCCTCAAGGTGGCCCGGACGATGGACGAGATCCCGGCGCTGTTCGAGTCCGCCACCCGGGAGGCGGTGGCCGCGTTCGGCCGCGGCGAATGCTTCGTCGAGCGCTACCTCGACCGGCCCCGGCACGTGGAGGCGCAGGTGCTGGCCGACCGGCACGGCAACGTGGTGGTGGTGGGCACCCGGGACTGCTCGCTGCAACGCCGGCACCAGAAGCTCGTGGAGGAGGCGCCCGCGCCGTTCCTCACCGACGCGCAGCGCACCCAGATCCACGCCAGCGCCAAGGCGATCTGCCGGGAGGCCGGCTACCACGGAGCGGGCACGGTCGAATACCTGGTGGGCGCCGACGGCACCATCTCGTTCCTGGAGGTCAACACCCGGCTCCAGGTCGAGCACCCGGTCACCGAGGAGACCGCCGGCATCGACCTGGTACGGGAACAGTTCCGGATCGCCGACGGGGAGAAGCTGCGGTTGACCGCGGACCCGGCGCCGCGCGGCCACTCCATCGAGTTCCGGATCAACGGCGAGGACCCGGGCCGCGGTTTCCTGCCCGCCCCCGGCACCGTCACCGCGCTGCGGCTGCCGACCGGGCCGGGCGTGCGGGTGGACGCCGGCATCCGCGCCGGCGACGTGATCGGCGGCAACTTCGACTCGCTGCTGGCCAAGGTGGTCATCACGGGCGAGACCCGCGCCGAGGCGATCGAGCGGGCGCGCCGGGCGCTGGACGAGATGGTCGTCGACGGGATGGCCACCGCGCTGCCCTTCCACCGGCTGGTGGTCCGGGACCCGGCGTTCACCGCCGAACCGTTCACCGTGCACACCCGGTGGATCGAGACCGGGTTCGACAACACGGTGCCGCCGTTCGACGCGGCCGCCGCGGCCGCCGCGCCGGCCGCCGCCGAGCGCGAGACCGTGGTGGTCGAGGTGGGGGGCAAGCGGCTGGAGGTCACCCTCCCGGCCGGCCTCGGCGCCGGTACGGCCGCGCCGGCGCCCGCGGCACGCCGGCCGGCCCGCCGCGGTGGTGGTTCCGCGGCCGGCACGGCGGCCGGCGGCGACGCCCTCACCTCACCCATGCAGGGCACCATCGTGAAGATCGCGGTCGCCGACGGGGACACCGTGGCCGAGGGGGACCTGGTGGTGGTGCTGGAGGCGATGAAGATGGAGCAGCCGCTGCACGCGCACAAGGGCGGCGTGGTGACCGGCCTGGCCGCCGAGGTTGGTGCGGTCATCTCGGCCGGCGCCACGATCTGCACGCTCGTGTGAGCATGTTCGGGTGCGTTTTCTTTCCGGCGCGGCACCCGCGCACGACCTGACCTACAGCGACGTCTTCATGGCGCCGACCCGTTCCGACGTCGGCTCCCGGCTGGACGTCGACCTGTCCACCGCCGACGGGACCGGCACCACGATCCCGCTCGTGGTGGCGAACATGACGGCGGTGGCCGGGCGGCGGATGGCCGAGACGACGGCCCGGCGCGGCGGGCTCACCGTGCTGCCCCAGGACATCCCTCTGGAGGTGGTCACCGGGGTGATCGCCTGGGTGAAGAACCGGCACCTGGTGCACGACACCGCCATCACGCTGGGTCCGGCCGACACCGTGGGCGACGCCATCCACCTGCTGCCCAAGCGGTCGCACGGCGCGGTCGTGGTGGTGGACGCGCAGGAGCGGCCGCTCGGCGTGGTCACCGAGGCGGACACCGAGGGCGAGGACCGGTTCACCCAGCTGCACCACGTGATGTCGACCGAGCTGCACACCGTACCGGCGGAGGCCGATCCGCGTACCGGCTTCGACCTGCTGTCGGCGGGCCGGCGCCGGTTGGCCCCGGTGGTGGACCGCGAGGGGCGCCTGGTCGGGGTGCTGACCCGGCAGGGCGCGCTGCGCGCCACCCTCTACCGGCCGGCCCTGGACGCCCACCGGCGGCTGCGGGTGGCCGCGGCGATCGGCATCAACGGCGATGTCGCGGGCAAGGCGGCGGCGCTGTTCGCCGCCGGGGTCGACACCCTGGTGGTGGACACCGCGCACGGCCACCAGGAGCGGATGCTGGCGGCGCTGCGGGCGGTCCGCAAGCTCGACCCGCCGGTCCCGGTCGCGGCCGGCAACGTGGTCACCGCGGCGGGGGTGCGGGACCTGGTCGAGGCGGGTGCCGACATCGTCAAGGTCGGCGTCGGCCCGGGTGCCATGTGTACGACCCGGATGATGACCGGGGTGGGCCGGCCGCAGTTCTCCGCGGTGCTGGAGTGCGCGGCGCAAGCGGGCCGGCTGGGCCGGCACGTCTGGGCCGACGGCGGGGTGCGGCACCCCCGGGACGTGGCGCTCGCGCTGGCCGCCGGCGCCGCCAACGTGATGATCGGCTCCTGGTTCGCCGGCACCTACGAGTCCCCCGGCGACCTGTACGTCGACCCGGACGGCCGGCGGTACAAGGAGAGCTTCGGGATGGCCTCGGCCCGGGCGGTGAGCGCCCGCACCGGCGAGGACAGCCCGTTCGACCGGGCCCGCAAGGCGGTCTTCGAGGAGGGCATCTCCTCGGCCCGGATGCACCTGGACCCGGTTCGCCCGGGTGTGGAGGACCTGATCGACGAGATCGTCGCGGGCGTCCGCAGCGCGTGCACCTACGCGGGCGCGAGCAGCCTGCCGGAGTTCCGGGAGCGGGCCCTGATCGGGGTGCAGAGCGCGGCCGGATACACCGAGGGGATGCCGATCCCGACGAGCTGGTGAGCCGCCCGCGGCAGCACCCGGTCCGGCCCGGTCCCGGGCTGGACCGGGTCCGCGCCGCCGGCGGACGTCCCCGGGAAAATAGTTTTGGCCCCTAACGGTCAGGAGGCTAACATGTCGCCGTGGATCCGGTACGCCTCGACGACATCCCGCTGGGCCGGCTGGTGCACGTGGCCGGCCGGCTCGTGGGGCAGCGCTGGAGCGCCCACCTCGCCGAGCGGCACGGGCTGACCCCGGCCGGGATGCAGGTGCTGTTCGCGCTGGCCCGGCACGGAGAGGCCGGCCACCGTGAGATCGCCGAGCGCTGCTTCGTCCGGCCGGCGACGCTCACCGGGATCGTGGACACCCTGGAGCGGGGTGGTCTCGTCACCCGCCGCCGGGATCCGGCCGACCGGCGGACCGTGCGGCTGGCGCTCACCGAGAGCGGCGACCGGCAGGTCCGGGAGCTGTTCGAGATGGTCCATCGCCGGGATCCACTGACGTCCGTCGACGCCGACCCGGCGAACGCGGCGGTGATCCGCCGGTTCCTGCTCGAACTCATCGCAACCATGTCTGACGGGGAGGACAACGGGTTGAGCCAGGCAGACCACCAACGGGCCCCGGGAGGCGGCCGATGCTGATCCGGATACTGCGGGAGCACCTGCGTCCCTACACGGCCGCGCTCACCGGGGTCGTGCTGCTGCAACTGGTCGGGACGATGGCCTCGCTCTACCTGCCGAGGCTGAACGCCGACATCATCGACCGCGGCGTCGCCCGCGGCGACACCGGCTACATCCTGACCACCGGTGGCTGGATGCTGCTGGTCAGCAGTCTCCAGATCGCCTGCTCGATCACCGCGGTGTACCTCGGCGCGCGTACCGCCATGGGTTTCGGCCGGGACGTCCGGGCGGCGCTGTTCGACCGGGTCGGCACGTTCTCGGCCCGCGAGGTCGCCCAGTTCGGCGCCCCCTCGCTGATCACCCGCAACACCAACGACGTGCAGCAGGTCCAGATGCTGGTGCTGATGAGCTGCACGATGATGGTCGTCGCTCCGATCATGTGCGTCGGCGGCGTCGTCATGGCGCTCCGCGAGGACGTCGGGCTGTCCTGGCTGATGCTGGTCAGCGTTCCGGTGCTGGTCGTGGCCATCGGGCTGATCATCCGGCGGATGGTGCCGCAGTTCCGGCTCATGCAGACCCGGATCGACACGATCAACCGGGTGCTCCGCGAGCAGATCAGCGGCATCCGGGTGGTCCGCGCCTTCGTCCGGGAGCCGTACGAGACGCGGCGGTTCGCCGTGGCGAACGAGGACCTGACCCAGACCGCGCTGCGCACCGGCCGGTTGATGGCGATGATCTTCCCGGTCGTGATGCTGGTGCTCAACCTCTCCAGCGTGGCCGTGCTCTGGGTGGGCGCCTCCCGGGTGGACGCCGGAAAGATCCAGATCGGCGCCCTTACCGCGTTCCTGACCTACCTGATGATGATCCTGATGTCGGTCATGATGGCCACCTTCATGTTCATGATGGTGCCGCGGGCCACCGTCTGCGCCGACCGGATCGCCGAGGTGCTGGACGTCGAGTCCTCGGTACGCCCCCCGGCGCGACCGGTGACCGAGGTCTCCACCCACGGCGAACTGGAGCTGCGGGACGTGAGCTTCCAGTACCCGGGCGCCGCCGCCCCGGTGCTGCGCAACGTCTCGTTCCGCGCCACCGCCGGCCGCACGACGGCCATCATCGGCAGCACCGGTGCCGGCAAGACCACCCTGGTCTCCCTGGTGCCGCGCCTGTTCGACGCCACCGGCGGGACGGTCCTGGTCGACGGGGTCGACGTCCAGGACCTCGACCCCGACCTGCTGTGGAGCCGGATCGGGCTGGTGCCGCAGCGGCCGTACCTGTTCTCCGGGACGGTGGCCAGCAACCTGCGCTACGGCCGACCCGACGCGACCGACGAGCAGTTGTGGACGGCGCTGGAGATCGCCCAGGCCCGCGACTTCGTGACCGAGATGCCGGGCGGCCTGGAGGCACCGATCGCGCAGGGCGGCACGAACGTCTCCGGCGGCCAGCGGCAGCGCATCGCGATCGCCCGCGCCCTCGTCCGCGACCCGGAGATCTACCTGTTCGACGACTCGTTCTCGGCCCTCGACCTGGGCACCGACGCCCGGTTACGCGCCGCGCTGCGCCCGATCACCCGGGACGCCGCGGTGGTGATCGTTGCCCAGCGGGTCAGCACGATCATCAACGCCGATCAGATCGTGGTGCTGGACGACGGCGCCGTCGTGGGCCTCGGCCGGCACGACGAGCTGCTGGAGAACTGCCCGACGTACGCGGAGATCGTCGCCTCACAGCAGACCACGGCGGCGCTGGCGTGACCGGGCACGGTGAGACGGGGGAACCGGGATGACCGAGACGACGAAGCCGGCCGGCCCACCGCCGGCCCGGACGCCCGCCGCGGGCGGGCCGGCCGCGGGAGGCCCGGCGCGGCGCGGCGCCGGCGGCGGACCGCCCTGGATGAGCGCCGGCATGCCGGCCGAGAAGTCGATGAACTTCGGCCCGTCGGCCCGCCGGCTGCTGGGCCGGCTGCGACCGCACCGCGGCCAGCTCGTCGCGGTCATCACGCTGGCCGTGCTCAGCATCACGGCCAGCGTGATGGGGCCGAAGATCCTCGGCCGGGCCACCGACCTGATCTTCGCGGGGGTGCTCGGCAAGCTGTTCCCGGCCGGAATGACCCACGAGCAGGCCGTCGCGGCGGTCCGCGCGTCCGGCAACGGCAACATGGCCGACATGCTGGACCGGATGGCCGTGGTGCCCGGCCAGGGCATCGACTTCGCCGCGCTGCGCACCGTGCTGCTGGTGGTGCTGGCCCTGTACGTGGTGGCCAGCCTGCTGATGTGGCTCCAGGGTTACCTGCTCAACGGGCTCGTGCAGGCCACCATCCTGCGGCTGCGGGCGGACGTCGAGGACAAGCTGAACCGGCTGCCACTGCCGTACTTCGACCGGCAGCCGCGGGGTGAGCTGCTCAGCCGGGTCACCAACGACATCGACAACATCTCCCAGACGCTCTCGCAGACCCTGAGCCAGCTGCTCACCTCGCTGCTCACGGTGGTCGGCGTGCTCGCCATGATGGTGGTGATCTCGCCGCTGCTGGCCGTGGTGGCGCTGGTGGCGATCCCGCTGTCGGTGCTGGTCACCCGGCAGATCGCCAAGCGGTCCCAGCGTCAGTTCGTGGCGCAGTGGACGCACACCGGCGCGCTGAACGCCCAGATCGAGGAGGCGTACACCGGGCACGAGCTGGTCAAGGTCTTCGGGCGGCAGCGGGAGGTGAAGGCCACGTTCGCCGAGAAGAACGAGGAGCTTTACCGGGCGAGCTTCGGCGCCCAGTTCGTCTCCGGGATCATCATGCCGTCGATGATGTTCATCGGGAACCTGAGCTACGTGGCCATCGCGGTGGTGGGCGGGCTCCGGGTGGCCTCGGGCACCATGAGCCTCGGCGACGTGCAGGCGTTCATCCAGTACTCGCGCCAGTTCACCCAGCCGCTGACCCAGGTGGCCTCGATGGCCAACCTGCTGCAGTCCGGGGTGGCCTCGGCGGAGCGGGTGTTCGAGGTGCTCGACGCCCCGGAGCAGAGCCCGGATCCGGCCAGCCCC is a genomic window containing:
- a CDS encoding ABC transporter ATP-binding protein; this translates as MLIRILREHLRPYTAALTGVVLLQLVGTMASLYLPRLNADIIDRGVARGDTGYILTTGGWMLLVSSLQIACSITAVYLGARTAMGFGRDVRAALFDRVGTFSAREVAQFGAPSLITRNTNDVQQVQMLVLMSCTMMVVAPIMCVGGVVMALREDVGLSWLMLVSVPVLVVAIGLIIRRMVPQFRLMQTRIDTINRVLREQISGIRVVRAFVREPYETRRFAVANEDLTQTALRTGRLMAMIFPVVMLVLNLSSVAVLWVGASRVDAGKIQIGALTAFLTYLMMILMSVMMATFMFMMVPRATVCADRIAEVLDVESSVRPPARPVTEVSTHGELELRDVSFQYPGAAAPVLRNVSFRATAGRTTAIIGSTGAGKTTLVSLVPRLFDATGGTVLVDGVDVQDLDPDLLWSRIGLVPQRPYLFSGTVASNLRYGRPDATDEQLWTALEIAQARDFVTEMPGGLEAPIAQGGTNVSGGQRQRIAIARALVRDPEIYLFDDSFSALDLGTDARLRAALRPITRDAAVVIVAQRVSTIINADQIVVLDDGAVVGLGRHDELLENCPTYAEIVASQQTTAALA
- a CDS encoding ABC transporter ATP-binding protein; this translates as MTETTKPAGPPPARTPAAGGPAAGGPARRGAGGGPPWMSAGMPAEKSMNFGPSARRLLGRLRPHRGQLVAVITLAVLSITASVMGPKILGRATDLIFAGVLGKLFPAGMTHEQAVAAVRASGNGNMADMLDRMAVVPGQGIDFAALRTVLLVVLALYVVASLLMWLQGYLLNGLVQATILRLRADVEDKLNRLPLPYFDRQPRGELLSRVTNDIDNISQTLSQTLSQLLTSLLTVVGVLAMMVVISPLLAVVALVAIPLSVLVTRQIAKRSQRQFVAQWTHTGALNAQIEEAYTGHELVKVFGRQREVKATFAEKNEELYRASFGAQFVSGIIMPSMMFIGNLSYVAIAVVGGLRVASGTMSLGDVQAFIQYSRQFTQPLTQVASMANLLQSGVASAERVFEVLDAPEQSPDPASPARVDQRRGRVEFEHVSFRYEPDNPLIDDLSLTAEPGHTVAIVGPTGAGKTTLVNLIMRFYELDAGRITLDGVDITTMRRDELRGGIGMVLQDAWLFGGTIRDNIAYGNPDASQEQLLDAARATFVDRFVRSLPDGYDTVIDEEGSNVSAGERQLITIARAFLSDPSLLILDEATSSVDTRTEVLLQRAMAALRAERTSFVIAHRLSTIRDADLILVMEHGQIVEQGTHDQLLAAEGAYARLYQAQFSAAAVDLDAGPEAGAAPVPVGAGPRPRTPAP